A window of Sphingobacterium kitahiroshimense genomic DNA:
CTCCGGTGTTAATTTTGCGACTTCGCCTATGTCAAAGATAAGACCAAATACCCGCTTATCCAAAAAATCCGGTATTTTATCAAGTTTACTCATGTTTTTCAATAGATATATCCACATATCCATATCTGTCTTTATATCAGCCTCATTCTTGTTAAAATTTGGTAATACTAAGAGCTTGTAACCAAGCTTTTCATAAAAAACACGATTACTCTGCTTATCACAAAGAGCAACATCATAAAAATACTTTCCGGATTCAGTTTCTCCTAATTCAAACTCTAAGATACCGATAAAATATACTTCGGGAAGTTCGTATGTATTTCCCTTATAGCCCTTGGGTATAAGTTTATTGATAAGCCTGGATGTATAAAAAACGGTTCGGTCTTTAAAAAAATCTTGATAAAGCTGTTGCATCTCTATAATGAAATGCTCCCCATCAATGCCGGTACAATAGAGATCGAAAATAACCTTACGCTCATTTTCAACATCGCCACCCTGCTCCACTGGCCGATAATGAAGATCTTGAATAACTTTCTCTCCCTCAAAGAGTCCATTTAAAAATCCAATTAAAATAGGCTTATTTTCTTCTCTTCCAAAATAAAATTTAAAGCTCCAGTCGCCACTAAAACCAACATACTTGCCCATGTTACTTTTTGTCTTTTTCATAATAATATGCTTTGCTTAAATAATTAATGTTGCTAAGCAAACATCAGAAAAACTAAAATTATTAGCCGGTTATTAAACGTTTGTAGTCGATAGTAGTCGTTTGTTGTCGGCTAGCTGGTAACAAAAGCATCAACTTGTTAACCTAGTCTTGCTTTCCGGACACAAAAAAAAGCCACATCTTACGACGTGGCTTTAACTAAACATA
This region includes:
- a CDS encoding Rpn family recombination-promoting nuclease/putative transposase, giving the protein MKKTKSNMGKYVGFSGDWSFKFYFGREENKPILIGFLNGLFEGEKVIQDLHYRPVEQGGDVENERKVIFDLYCTGIDGEHFIIEMQQLYQDFFKDRTVFYTSRLINKLIPKGYKGNTYELPEVYFIGILEFELGETESGKYFYDVALCDKQSNRVFYEKLGYKLLVLPNFNKNEADIKTDMDMWIYLLKNMSKLDKIPDFLDKRVFGLIFDIGEVAKLTPEDKMAYEASLKHKRDAENTYSTAQRLGHDRGLKEGLKEGLKEGIAQGEHKKAIETALKFKKMGLPLEQIAEGTGLTIDEIEKLK